The following coding sequences are from one Sesamum indicum cultivar Zhongzhi No. 13 linkage group LG11, S_indicum_v1.0, whole genome shotgun sequence window:
- the LOC105174118 gene encoding polyadenylation and cleavage factor homolog 4 isoform X2 gives MESTRRPFNRSLSKEPGLKKPRLTEDHAAADRSSNVRTGFVQRPALPNSGLARVQRDRDSESSGAVRGLYQQQPGHQLHQELVNQYKTALSELTFNSKPIITNLTIIAGENSHAAKAIAATVCANILEVPREQKLPSLYLLDSIVKNIGRDYIKYFASRLPEVFCKAYRQVDPPIHQGMRHLFGTWKGVFPPQTLQMIEKELGFTTTANGSSSGTTTSRPDSQAQRSAHSIHVNPKYLEARQRLQPTRAKGSGSDISGTLVSSPDDVEPPARITTISSKRSWADPYTKDFGGHIRRPQSIHDIGPRVDDEISTDSLSTEIGHVASGAQVPLSWSEELHIPEGNVLLGPGKNISGYSEGYSTQMKSSANTVGRTPYQPQVGPDPTGGLDFNFSTNVMPGPKVSMMQQEHTLGTASLMKSTRHQRPPSPSVSAHNPNRLHSSLAERNQGSTGPPTDPRRPPGQRNTGSLDQSHHRDVYQSSTQRFQPHSIQTSPAAMPPLQQRKYVPSTQQRKLEVSEFGSSGNGQNLLSIQISGSESHSTIGNSSSDLSNPLTVDSPGQSINSSLLTGVTKTGMIGSTSLMDSSTKLDSEEVELVSSPGMQPSLQSDSHPASFLSSPPLHENIPLPGFSKEKSEQPPVPSAPHPSSLGSEQIPSTANPTSNPVSSLLSSLVAKGLISASKSDSLSSASTQKPDQSLNYGPGVSSTSSTPDSSVPLTMRKPLLSITDQPSSSRPVAEISDGLRRPKTNIKDTIGFEFRPDVVRNLHPDVITDLVSDLPYQCRICGLRLKLQEPLDRHMEWHALRAPDQNPLNKNSRRWYTSSVDWVAGVGYILAADSPSDLSGESGAALTSSEQMVPADESQCACILCGELFEDCYSQETKEWMFKKAVYLNIQSSESQETIGTASDTASPRPIVHINCMSEDILQDLGLACDVELEKDAA, from the exons ATGGAGAGTACACGCAGACCATTTAATAGATCTCTTTCGAAAGAACCAGGACTGAAGAAACCTAGGCTCACCGAGGACCATGCAGCTGCCGATCGCAGCTCCAATGTCCGTACCGGATTCGTTCAACGACCCGCGCTTCCAAACTCGGGCCTTGCGAGGGTCCAGCGGGACCGAGATTCGGAGAGCAGTGGTGCTGTGCGTGGCCTCTACCAACAGCAACCAGGCCACCAGCTGCATCAGGAGCTCGTTAATCAGTACAAGACCGCATTGTCTGAGCTGACTTTCAACTCAAAACCCATAATAACAAACTTGACGATCATTGCGGGTGAAAATTCGCACGCGGCCAAGGCCATTGCAGCAACTGTCTGCGCCAATATTCTTGAG GTCCCAAGAGAGCAAAAACTGCCATCCCTATATTTACTAGACAGTATTGTGAAGAACATTGGGAGGGATTATATCAAATACTTTGCTTCCAGATTACCTGAG GTTTTCTGTAAGGCATACAGACAAGTTGATCCTCCAATACATCAAGGTATGCGCCACCTCTTTGGCACCTGGAAAGGAGTCTTCCCCCCACAAACACTTCAGATGATTGAGAAGGAGCTGGGATTTACTACTACTGCCAATGGTTCATCTTCAGGAACAACAACATCTAGGCCAGACTCACAGGCCCAACGTTCTGCACACAGCATTCACGTAAACCCCAAGTATCTAGAGGCAAGGCAGCGGCTGCAGCCCACTAGA GCAAAAGGATCTGGCAGTGACATTAGTGGAACTTTGGTGAGCTCACCTGATGATGTTGAACCACCAGCGAGAATTACCACCATTAGTTCGAAGAGATCATGGGCTGATCCTTATACTAAG GACTTTGGTGGTCATATTCGAAGGCCTCAAAGTATACACGACATTGGGCCAAGGGTTGATGATGAAATATCAACTGATTCTCTATCCACTGAAATAGGCCATGTTGCATCTGGGGCTCAAGTACCATTGTCTTGGTCAGAAGAGCTGCATATACCAGAAGGAAATGTACTTTTAGGGCCTGGTAAAAACATATCAGGTTATAGTGAGGGGTACTCAACTCAAATGAAAAGTTCGGCGAACACAGTTGGCAGGACCCCGTACCAACCACAGGTTGGCCCTGATCCTACTGGAGGCctggattttaatttttcaacaaatgtGATGCCAGGGCCCAAAGTTTCTATGATGCAACAGGAACATACTCTTGGAACTGCATCATTGATGAAATCCACAAGGCATCAACGTCCTCCTTCACCCTCTGTGTCAGCACACAATCCTAATCGGTTACACAGCAGTCTTGCTGAGCGCAATCAAGGCTCCACGGGACCTCCTACAGATCCAAGAAGGCCCCCAGGACAGAGAAATACGGGGTCGCTCGACCAATCGCACCATCGGGATGTTTACCAGTCTAGCACACAGAGGTTTCAGCCGCATAGTATACAGACTTCACCTGCTGCAATGCCTCCTCTTCAGCAGAGGAAATATGTCCCCTCAACTCAACAGAGAAAGCTTGAAGTATCTGAGTTTGGATCTTCTGGTAATGGACAGAACTTGTTGTCTATTCAAATTTCAGGCTCTGAAAGTCACTCAACTATTGGGAACTCATCATCTGACCTATCAAATCCTCTTACTGTTGACTCCCCTGGACAATCAATCAATAGCAGCTTGTTAACTGGTGTAACAAAAACTGGAATGATTGGTAGTACTTCTCTCATGGATAGCTCAACCAAACTGGATTCTGAGGAGGTTGAGCTTGTGTCATCTCCAGGCATGCAACCATCTCTTCAAAGTGACTCTCATCCTGCTAGTTTTTTGTCTTCTCCACCCTTGCATGAAAACATACCGCTTCCGGGGTTTTCTAAAGAAAAGTCAGAACAGCCACCCGTTCCATCTGCCCCCCATCCATCATCTTTAGGGTCAGAACAGATACCAAGTACAGCTAATCCCACCTCTAATCCAGTTTCTAGCCTATTAAGTTCATTGGTGGCGAAAGGCTTGATATCTGCTTCCAAGTCAGACTCACTTTCATCTGCCTCAACCCAGAAACCAGATCAATCTCTTAACTATGGTCCTGGGGTTTCAAGCACTAGTTCAACTCCAGATTCTTCTGTACCATTGACCATGAGAAAACCTCTGTTATCCATCACAgatcaaccatcatcatccaGACCTGTTGCTGAGATCTCTGATGGTTTGCGACGGCCAAAgacaaatataaaagatacTATTGGTTTTGAATTCAGGCCAGATGTAGTCCGTAATTTGCATCCAGATGTAATCACTGATCTTGTTTCTGATCTCCCATATCAGTGTAGGATCTGTGGTCTTCGACTCAAGCTTCAAGAACCACTTGATAGACACATGGAATGGCATGCATTAAGGGCTCCTGACCAGAATCCTTTGAACAAGAACTCAAGGAGGTGGTATACCAGCTCAGTTGATTGGGTTGCTGGAGTTGGTTACATTCTGGCTGCAGACAGTCCGTCAGACCTGTCAGGAGAATCAGGTGCAGCACTGACCAGTAGTGAGCAGATGGTTCCTGCAGATGAAAGCCAGTGTGCCTGCATCCTGTGTGGCGAGTTGTTTGAAGACTGCTACAgtcaagaaacaaaagaatggATGTTCAAAAAAGCTGTTTACTTGAATATCCAATCATCAGAATCACAGGAAACGATCGGAACTGCAAGTGATACTGCTAGTCCGAGGCCAATAGTCCATATTAACTGCATGTCAGAAGATATTCTTCAGGACTTGGGACTAGCTTGTGATGTTGAACTG gaaaaggATGCTGCGTAA
- the LOC105174118 gene encoding polyadenylation and cleavage factor homolog 4 isoform X1 yields MESTRRPFNRSLSKEPGLKKPRLTEDHAAADRSSNVRTGFVQRPALPNSGLARVQRDRDSESSGAVRGLYQQQPGHQLHQELVNQYKTALSELTFNSKPIITNLTIIAGENSHAAKAIAATVCANILEVPREQKLPSLYLLDSIVKNIGRDYIKYFASRLPEVFCKAYRQVDPPIHQGMRHLFGTWKGVFPPQTLQMIEKELGFTTTANGSSSGTTTSRPDSQAQRSAHSIHVNPKYLEARQRLQPTRAKGSGSDISGTLVSSPDDVEPPARITTISSKRSWADPYTKSIQHHQKDKVNEPVRDKSSTIRFPDSKYGSSISGHESLGTERVSEKFKEPGLDRPWYESATDVTGKVSNQSNGFHMEHEFESYPAHQSANSDSHLLLKQNFASRKLNGVSRSWKNSEEEEYVWDEMNTRPTDLSAANTSAKDNWTPDDTEKLDFGGHIRRPQSIHDIGPRVDDEISTDSLSTEIGHVASGAQVPLSWSEELHIPEGNVLLGPGKNISGYSEGYSTQMKSSANTVGRTPYQPQVGPDPTGGLDFNFSTNVMPGPKVSMMQQEHTLGTASLMKSTRHQRPPSPSVSAHNPNRLHSSLAERNQGSTGPPTDPRRPPGQRNTGSLDQSHHRDVYQSSTQRFQPHSIQTSPAAMPPLQQRKYVPSTQQRKLEVSEFGSSGNGQNLLSIQISGSESHSTIGNSSSDLSNPLTVDSPGQSINSSLLTGVTKTGMIGSTSLMDSSTKLDSEEVELVSSPGMQPSLQSDSHPASFLSSPPLHENIPLPGFSKEKSEQPPVPSAPHPSSLGSEQIPSTANPTSNPVSSLLSSLVAKGLISASKSDSLSSASTQKPDQSLNYGPGVSSTSSTPDSSVPLTMRKPLLSITDQPSSSRPVAEISDGLRRPKTNIKDTIGFEFRPDVVRNLHPDVITDLVSDLPYQCRICGLRLKLQEPLDRHMEWHALRAPDQNPLNKNSRRWYTSSVDWVAGVGYILAADSPSDLSGESGAALTSSEQMVPADESQCACILCGELFEDCYSQETKEWMFKKAVYLNIQSSESQETIGTASDTASPRPIVHINCMSEDILQDLGLACDVELEKDAA; encoded by the exons ATGGAGAGTACACGCAGACCATTTAATAGATCTCTTTCGAAAGAACCAGGACTGAAGAAACCTAGGCTCACCGAGGACCATGCAGCTGCCGATCGCAGCTCCAATGTCCGTACCGGATTCGTTCAACGACCCGCGCTTCCAAACTCGGGCCTTGCGAGGGTCCAGCGGGACCGAGATTCGGAGAGCAGTGGTGCTGTGCGTGGCCTCTACCAACAGCAACCAGGCCACCAGCTGCATCAGGAGCTCGTTAATCAGTACAAGACCGCATTGTCTGAGCTGACTTTCAACTCAAAACCCATAATAACAAACTTGACGATCATTGCGGGTGAAAATTCGCACGCGGCCAAGGCCATTGCAGCAACTGTCTGCGCCAATATTCTTGAG GTCCCAAGAGAGCAAAAACTGCCATCCCTATATTTACTAGACAGTATTGTGAAGAACATTGGGAGGGATTATATCAAATACTTTGCTTCCAGATTACCTGAG GTTTTCTGTAAGGCATACAGACAAGTTGATCCTCCAATACATCAAGGTATGCGCCACCTCTTTGGCACCTGGAAAGGAGTCTTCCCCCCACAAACACTTCAGATGATTGAGAAGGAGCTGGGATTTACTACTACTGCCAATGGTTCATCTTCAGGAACAACAACATCTAGGCCAGACTCACAGGCCCAACGTTCTGCACACAGCATTCACGTAAACCCCAAGTATCTAGAGGCAAGGCAGCGGCTGCAGCCCACTAGA GCAAAAGGATCTGGCAGTGACATTAGTGGAACTTTGGTGAGCTCACCTGATGATGTTGAACCACCAGCGAGAATTACCACCATTAGTTCGAAGAGATCATGGGCTGATCCTTATACTAAG TCTATTCAGCATCATCAGAAAGATAAAGTAAATGAACCTGTTCGTGACAAAAGTTCAACTATACGTTTTCCGGATTCTAAATATGGTTCCAGCATATCAGGGCATGAGAGCTTGGGAACTGAAAGAGTGagtgaaaaatttaaagaaccAGGACTTGATAGGCCCTGGTATGAATCTGCCACTGATGTAACTGGGAAAGTATCCAATCAAAGTAATGGTTTTCACATGGAACATGAGTTTGAAAGCTATCCTGCCCATCAGTCTGCTAACTCTGACTCTCACCTTCTGCTCAAGCAAAACTTCGCCAGTAGGAAATTGAATGGAGTCAGTAGGAGCTGGAAGAACTCTGAGGAAGAGGAGTATGTGTGGGATGAGATGAATACTAGACCCACTGATCTCAGTGCAGCTAATACTTCAGCTAAAGATAATTGGACACCTGATGACACTGAAAAATTG GACTTTGGTGGTCATATTCGAAGGCCTCAAAGTATACACGACATTGGGCCAAGGGTTGATGATGAAATATCAACTGATTCTCTATCCACTGAAATAGGCCATGTTGCATCTGGGGCTCAAGTACCATTGTCTTGGTCAGAAGAGCTGCATATACCAGAAGGAAATGTACTTTTAGGGCCTGGTAAAAACATATCAGGTTATAGTGAGGGGTACTCAACTCAAATGAAAAGTTCGGCGAACACAGTTGGCAGGACCCCGTACCAACCACAGGTTGGCCCTGATCCTACTGGAGGCctggattttaatttttcaacaaatgtGATGCCAGGGCCCAAAGTTTCTATGATGCAACAGGAACATACTCTTGGAACTGCATCATTGATGAAATCCACAAGGCATCAACGTCCTCCTTCACCCTCTGTGTCAGCACACAATCCTAATCGGTTACACAGCAGTCTTGCTGAGCGCAATCAAGGCTCCACGGGACCTCCTACAGATCCAAGAAGGCCCCCAGGACAGAGAAATACGGGGTCGCTCGACCAATCGCACCATCGGGATGTTTACCAGTCTAGCACACAGAGGTTTCAGCCGCATAGTATACAGACTTCACCTGCTGCAATGCCTCCTCTTCAGCAGAGGAAATATGTCCCCTCAACTCAACAGAGAAAGCTTGAAGTATCTGAGTTTGGATCTTCTGGTAATGGACAGAACTTGTTGTCTATTCAAATTTCAGGCTCTGAAAGTCACTCAACTATTGGGAACTCATCATCTGACCTATCAAATCCTCTTACTGTTGACTCCCCTGGACAATCAATCAATAGCAGCTTGTTAACTGGTGTAACAAAAACTGGAATGATTGGTAGTACTTCTCTCATGGATAGCTCAACCAAACTGGATTCTGAGGAGGTTGAGCTTGTGTCATCTCCAGGCATGCAACCATCTCTTCAAAGTGACTCTCATCCTGCTAGTTTTTTGTCTTCTCCACCCTTGCATGAAAACATACCGCTTCCGGGGTTTTCTAAAGAAAAGTCAGAACAGCCACCCGTTCCATCTGCCCCCCATCCATCATCTTTAGGGTCAGAACAGATACCAAGTACAGCTAATCCCACCTCTAATCCAGTTTCTAGCCTATTAAGTTCATTGGTGGCGAAAGGCTTGATATCTGCTTCCAAGTCAGACTCACTTTCATCTGCCTCAACCCAGAAACCAGATCAATCTCTTAACTATGGTCCTGGGGTTTCAAGCACTAGTTCAACTCCAGATTCTTCTGTACCATTGACCATGAGAAAACCTCTGTTATCCATCACAgatcaaccatcatcatccaGACCTGTTGCTGAGATCTCTGATGGTTTGCGACGGCCAAAgacaaatataaaagatacTATTGGTTTTGAATTCAGGCCAGATGTAGTCCGTAATTTGCATCCAGATGTAATCACTGATCTTGTTTCTGATCTCCCATATCAGTGTAGGATCTGTGGTCTTCGACTCAAGCTTCAAGAACCACTTGATAGACACATGGAATGGCATGCATTAAGGGCTCCTGACCAGAATCCTTTGAACAAGAACTCAAGGAGGTGGTATACCAGCTCAGTTGATTGGGTTGCTGGAGTTGGTTACATTCTGGCTGCAGACAGTCCGTCAGACCTGTCAGGAGAATCAGGTGCAGCACTGACCAGTAGTGAGCAGATGGTTCCTGCAGATGAAAGCCAGTGTGCCTGCATCCTGTGTGGCGAGTTGTTTGAAGACTGCTACAgtcaagaaacaaaagaatggATGTTCAAAAAAGCTGTTTACTTGAATATCCAATCATCAGAATCACAGGAAACGATCGGAACTGCAAGTGATACTGCTAGTCCGAGGCCAATAGTCCATATTAACTGCATGTCAGAAGATATTCTTCAGGACTTGGGACTAGCTTGTGATGTTGAACTG gaaaaggATGCTGCGTAA
- the LOC105174119 gene encoding ribosome production factor 2 homolog has translation MMRIKTPKKGRIKREFEKRAPKLVETGKKTLILHGTKTSSVLNSVLTEIYHLKKDDSVKYSRKNDNIRPFESGGETSLEFFSLKTDCSLFVFGSHSKKRPNNLVIGRTYDHHIYDLIEVGVENFRSMGSFSYDKKLAPQIGSKPFFAFIGEAFESVDELKHLKEILLDLFRGEVVTNLNLAGLDRVYLCTALSPNRIFFSHCALRLKKSGTVVPRMELVEVGPSMDMVVRRHRNPDDSLRKEAMKTAPELKKKKEKNVVKDAIQGKIGKIYIPDQKVGSVPLANKAKGVKRERREAKMKGEGQKPTQKKQKQDAE, from the exons ATGATGAGAATAAAGACTCCGAAGAAAGGCAGAATCAAGAGAGAGTTTGAGAAACGTGCTCCGAAACTT GTGGAAACTGGGAAGAAGACGCTTATACTTCATGGCACTAAAACGAGCAGTGTCTTGAATTCAGTATTAACAGAAATTTATCATCTGAAGAAGGACGATTCCGTCAAGTACTCACGAAAGAATGACAACATTAGACCGTTTGAGAGTGGGGGTGAAACTTCTTTGgagtttttttcccttaaaaCAGATTGCAGCCTGTTTGTG TTTGGTTCTCACTCTAAGAAGCGGCCAAACAATCTGGTAATTGGACGAACCTATGATCACCACATTTATGATCTTATAGAGGTTGgggttgaaaattttagaagcATGGGATCTTTCTCGTATGACAAGAAGCTGGCTCCTCAAATTGGGTCCAAACCCTTTTTCGCTTTTATTGGAGAAGCTTTTGAGAGCGTAGACGAGCTGAAACATTTAAAGGAAATTTTGCTCGATCTTTTCCGCGGGGAG GTTGTGACAAACTTGAATCTGGCTGGACTCGATCGTGTTTATTTGTGCACAGCCTTGTCTCCCAACagaatatttttctctcattgtGCCCTGCGTCTTAAAAAGTCCGGCACTGTAGTACCAAGGATGGAGCTGGTTGAGGTTGGCCCATCTATGGATATGGTTGTTCGGAGGCATCGTAATCCTGATGACAGCCTAAGAAAAGAAGCAATGAAGACAGCACCtgaattgaaaaagaaaaag GAGAAAAATGTCGTCAAGGATGCTATACAAGGGAAAATTGGGAAGATTTATATTCCAGATCAGAAG GTTGGTAGTGTGCCACTTGCTAACAAAGCAAAAGGAGTGAAAAGAGAGAGACGTGAAGCTAAGATGAAGGGTGAGGGCCAGAAACCTACACAAAAGAAGCAGAAGCAGGATGCTGAGTGA